The genomic DNA AGGTCGAGCCGCGGAGCAACAACGCGATTGCGGCAGGTCTGTCATCGTTCAGCGCGACGAACACGCAGCCGCGCAACCACCACCAGCGCTTCGACGCGGCTCGCAATCCCGGCAGCAAGAAGGGGACGGGCAAGCAGATGCGGGCCAAGGACCGGCCGCTGGCCAACGACTTCGTCACCGACGAGGAGTTCGATCGTCTGCTGGATGCGTGGTTTGGCAATATCGCGCGTGTGCTGATGCCTGGTGGTGCGTTCTTTTGCTGGGGCGGCTATGCGAACTGCGCGAACTACCCGCCGGTGCTGAAGCGGCACGGGCTGTACTTCAGCCAAGCCATCATCTGGCACAAGATGCATCCGGTTTTGACGAGAAAGGATTTCATGGGAGACCACGAGTGGTGCTTCTACGGGTGGCGTGAAGGCGCTGCGCACCGCTTCTTCGGGCCGAACAACGTGCCTGATGTGTGGCAGGTGAAGAAGGTGAATCCGCAGAGCATGGTGCACTTGACGGAGAAACCGACTGAACTCGCGAAGCGTGCGATGGAGTACTCGTCGCAGCCGGGTGAGAACGTGTTGGATTTGTTCGGAGGATCGGGGAGCACTCTGATCGCGGCTGAGCAGACGGGCCGCAAGGCGTTCCTGATGGAACTCGACGCGCCGTACTGCGATGTCATTCTGGCCCGTTGGTCCGCGTTCACATCGAAGGACCCGGTGCTGGAACGCACCGGCGAGACGTTCTCCGCGCTCAAGCGGGCTCAGGCGGGAGGCAAGGCGTGATGGCAAGCCGCGTCAGTAGCGCGTCGAGTCGCTCGAGCGGCTGCTTGCCGGGGTTGCGAGTGCCGGGGCGATATCCGAACACCGCATGGAGATCCGCGTCGTGAACTCTCGGGGCGCTCCAATCAAGGTCTGTCCAGACTCGGTCGCAGACGACGAAGCGCGGGTGAAGCGCCGCGCGACGCTTATATCCGGCGTCCCAGCCGCACACGTCCACGCAACCTCCGCACCGCTGCTTGGTCCGCTGGTGGCTCTTCTCAACCGGGAACGCGGAGTTCCCCTCGACCATGCAGTTGCTGGGCAGGGGCATGCCGCGAGCGCGGTACCAGTCTGCAGCAGCCGCGTGGGAATCGAGAAGGTGCGCGACCCGAAGCACGGCTGTCAGACGCCGGTGGTGCGTCTCGGGACCATATCTGTGCTTGTGGGTCATGTAAACGACCACATCGCCAATCGCCAGTCGAGGCGCAAAGAGGCCCGCGCGACACAAGCATGTGATCGATGGGTGCTGGTGCTCGAGGTCGGGCTCTCGGCGAATGGAGCCATCGATGAACGGTGGCAGATCGTGGGCTTCGCTGGCCCGCAGTCCCTCGGGGGTGATGACGAGCGGTGCGTAGGAGTTGAGGTACAGGTGCGGCATGGATCCTCCCACTGCATGCTATTGACGCTCTCGCCGAAGAAACACCCCAGCGTGCTGCCGGGGTGGATCTGGCGTGGTGGCGGCCGGAGGTCAGGCGTTCATCGTGGCATTGCGAGACGTGACGCTGGCGAACATCCCGCGATCGACCTTCCTGAACCGGGCTTCGGTCCCCTTGGCGGTGATCTCCCTGATGATGGCGGCGTAGAGGGTCGCCTCGGGCGTCTTGCCGCCGGGGCTGGTCCACAGGCCCTTGGCGTGCATGACCTCGATCATGTCGATGGCGCGGAGGGGGCGATCGGACTCGGCGAGGACCTTGGCGGCAGCGTCGAGCGCGGAGATGCGCTTGGGCTTGGCTGCCTTCGCGGGCTTGGCCTTGGGGGCCTTCGCGTCCTTGCCACCCTTGGCCCCACGTTCCGCCGTGGGCGATCCCTTGGCGGCCTTGGCCTCCGTGGCCGCCTTCTGGTCGCGGAGCACCGTGACGCGGACCTTCTTGCCGTCGCCGCGCGTGACCGTTCCCTCGTGTACGGCGTCGCTCGCGCTGTCGGGCTTGGCGTTCAACTTGGCGAGCGCGTCGGCGCGTGCCTCGTCGTTTGCGGCTGCATCCGGCGCGGGCTTGCTGGCGGGCTTGGACTTCGTGGTCTTCTTGGACATGACGTTCTCCGTCGTGGGTGTGGAACCCGTCGCACATCGCTCCGGGGAATCGCGCTCGCACCGGTCTCCCGGAGCGGCGCGTGGATGAGCGAGGCGTGGGGGTCACCTGCTCTGCACGATGCTGATCTGGAAGACCGAGCCGTCGCCGAAGCGCAGGACGATCCCGGCGTTCGTGGTCATCAATCCGGCCCGCTCGAAGGTGGTGACGTTCGCGAGGTCGTCGAGGTCGCTGACCATGTCGCGGGCGATCTCCGCAAGGGCGATGTCGTCGTCCTCGCCCTCGACCTCGTCCCTGGCGTCGAGGATGTTCTGGATGGCGTTGAGCAGGATGTCCTGAAGGTCGGTGTCGTGCATGGTGGTGCTCCTGTCTGTGGTGGGGAGCGCGTGGTCGCGCCCGGTGGTACTGGGTCCAAAAGCAGCGAAGCCCGCAGATCGCGGGCTTCAGGTCGTCGGGTCGGTTGTGGATCGGTCTACGAGGTCGGGGTTGCGGGGCTGGGTTCGGGCCTCCTTGCCGCGTGCCTCGTCGCAGGCATCGCTTCGCCCCTGGCGGTAGCCGGTGTGCAGTCCGGATCTGTACCCGCTCTCGAAGGCGTGCCGCACGATGTCCCGGATCGACCAGACCGGGATCTCGTGGAAGTCGAGCGCATCGCGGCCGCGAGTCTCCAAGGTCTCCAGCAGGAGTTCCGCCTTGGCCCAGTCAAGTTCCTCATCGAGGTCGTGACGCTTGGCGAGCGCGTCGAGCGATGGTTTGGGGTTGGTGGGATCGGGTATGGTCTCGTGGGGGTTCGTCATGAATCGTCTCCTTCGGTGTGTAGTGCGTTGGTCGTTGGTTCAGCGGCTCGTCGGCCTCGGGGCGTACTCGTACCCGGCGTTCACCAGCCGCTCGGCGTCGGCGAGGCAGACCACCCAGTACGCGCCCTCGCCCAGGACCACCGTCCTCGCGCTGGTGTGGTCGGCGATGCTGAATGCGCTCTCATCGCTGCGGACCACCACCGGTTGGTGGCGAAGCCCGAGGCGCTCGTGCGCCGCCCTCGCGGCGGCCTTGAGTTGGTGGAACGGCGAGATCTGGTTCGCGTGCGTCATGGCGTTCTCCTACGCGGGCGGCTTCGCCCAAGTGGAACACATCAAGCCATGACACTCGTACACATGCAAGGCGTCAGCGACCGGAATATGCTGTATTCCAGCGGATTCCGAGGGGTTTGTGGGCAAGTGGGCAAGCAGGGCGGACATGTGGGGGCGCAAGTAGGCAGTTGCCTACAAGCAGGTGCGACGGGGTGCGGGCGGGTGCGAAGGCATGTGATGGGGTCAGGGGTCGCGGGGGCCGCGTGAGCGCGGCGCATGGGGGCACACGTTGGCAACACGAAGGTCCAGTTCGGGTCTGACGACGGCGCAGGAGAAGGCGATCCTCGCGCTGCTCGACGAGCCCACGGTTGCGCACGCCGCCAAGGCCGCGGGCGTTGGTCGCCGCACGATGTACCGGTGGATGGACGACCCGAACTTCTCGAAGGCGTTCCGCAAGGCGCGGAGGGAGTCGTTCTCGCAGGCGATGGCGGCCAGTCAGAAGTTCGCGCCGGTGGCGGTGCAGGTGCTCGCGAAGATCATGGCCGACACGTCCGCGCCGATGAGCAGCCGCGTCTCGGCCGCGACGGCGCTCCTGAAGTTCAGCCGCGAGTCGATCGAACTCGACGACCTTGCGACGCGCGTGGACGACCTGGAGCGGTCGATGAAGGAGGCGTCGAGTACGCCGCCATCACCACAGCAAGTCAGTTGGGGGGATCGAGCATGCGCCTGACCGGACGGCTGAAGCGGCTGGAGGAGCGGCGCGGCATCGTCGGGGCGTGCCCGAGGTGCAACGGGCTCGGCTGGCCGCAGCACTTCGTGCAGGGGCCGCCCGAGTGCGATCTGACGACCCGGCCCGGCGACCGGATCGGGTGCGACCGTTGCGGGCGCGTGTCGCACCCTCGGCTGGTGATCCTCGACAAGGCCGCGCCCAACCCGCTGGAGCAGTGGCTCGCGGCGGGCGGGACGTTCGTGACCTCGTAGCGAGGAGGAGCCGCCCATGCGATCGCTGCGATCGCGTCTGAACAGAATCGAGCGGCAGTCGCAGCGCGACGACGCCGAGAGCCGCGCCCGCGACAACATGCTCACGCACCGGATCTGCGCCCTGAAGGCAGCGCGCGAGCCGGGCTTGGCGCTGGTGAAGCCCGAGCACACCGACGGCGAGACGTACCGGCACATCCAGGAGACGCTGGCGTGGGCCCGCGGGGACTTCCGGGAGGCGGAGCGCCTGGCGAGTCTGGACCCGAGCAAGCACGTCCCGCCTCCGCCCGGTACGCCGTGGGAGGAGCAGATGCGTCTGGCGCGGGAGGCGCTCGATGCGACCGCCGACGAAGCGCACGACCGGACCAAGCGCGTAGCAGCGGCCGTGCGCGCGGCGATCGGCGCGACCGCCTAGGTGGACCCGTGCGGCCCATGCGGCCCGTTGACGGGGAAGACGCTCACACGGCGAGCGGGAGCCCGGCATCCCTCGGCTACGTTCGCCCACTCAAGGCGGTACCGAGCGATGGCGGCTCAGCACCCCTGCCCGAACGCATCGATGAAGTCGAGGAAGTCCACGATATCCACGATCGTGTCGCCGTTGATGTCCGGGTTGCCGAACTGGCCGCAGGGTGATGGAAGATTCGTACACGACCCGAAGTCGTCCATGAAGTCGAGGAAGTCGAGGATGTCGCCCGCATCGCCAGAGCCGTTGTAGTCGGCGGGACAGTGTGGCAGGCCAATGGCTTGGGAGACACGAAACCCGATGTTGAAGTTGCCGCCCCCCCCATTGATGTCCATGCGGTTGTCGGCCCGCTGGAAGAAATCGCTTTCGTTGTACGACCCGCCCCGGTGGCTGCGGAGGGTGCCGAAAATGACGGCCTCGTTCCACTCCCACACGTTCCCGCCCATGTCGAACGTGCCGTAGAAGTTCGCGGCGTACGAGCCGACGGGCGTGGTGTTGCCGATGACGCTGTTGTAGTTCGCCTGCGAGGTGTTGATCGTGTTGCTCGATGTCGGGTACAGCCAGTAGTTGTCGCTATCGCCGCCCGCGCTGGCGGGCTGGTGGTACGCGGCCTTGTACCACTCGTTCTCGCTGGTCACCGCCCACTGCCAGCCCGCATTGCGGGTGACAGTGTTGAGGGCGATGCCGTCGGGCGTCAGCGTGTACGCGCCGGTCTCTGTGTCGCCGCTCCCCTGACCGTTGTGCAGCCAGTTGGCGAACCTGCACGCATCCCAGAAGGATACGAAGTTCACCGGGTTATTCGCCCGGCCGCTGATGGTCGAGTACGTGTATGAGCCCGGCGAGCCCGAGCGGGTTATGCCGCCCACCGACCCAGCCATGTTCGGGTCGTACAGGTCGAACGGGTCCGACGCGGCCTTGGCGTTCAGGAACGCCGCGTACTGCGCGTTGGTTACCTCGGTCTGCCCGATGTTGTACGTGTACGCCACCGAGCCGTAGAGATTGCCCGTGAACGGGTCCGGCGCATTGCCGGGATTGCCGATCGGCACGGTCGGAATGGTGATCTGGGCGGATGCGCCAGCAAAGCACATTCCGATTGCAGCAGACAAGGCCACGACTCGCGCACACAAAATCCGCATCATGATCACTCCTGCGTGTTTGCCCGTCGGGCATCTTGCATGCTACCGAGTCGCGTGCATTGTCTCAATGCCGCGCGGCCCGATTCGCCGTCTTTTGTCGCTTGCAATCCACTCCTGACGCTTCTTCATCACCCGCTTCACTTCGGGTCCGGTTTACACGTGGCATGTACGCGCGGTCGAGTGTTGAGCGGCCATGACATTCTTCCAGCGATCGCGGCGAAACGCGGTAAACGTCGCTCCTGCCGGACAGCCCCAGAACGAAACCAGCCCCTTCCCGTTGAGGAAGAGGCTGGCTGCTGAGGACGCTTGGCCCGCAAGGGCCGCGACGCGGGTGCTGCTGATCAACCGGTCGCAACAGCGTCCTGGGAGGATCTACGACCAATATACCCCATGATCTGCTGATCGGCCACCCTCACGCATGGGGAACCCCCAACATCGCCGTGGATCGTTACTTGGGAGGGAACGGAGCGGTGCGATGCCGGCCGCCGGGTGCATGCAAGTTGGCATCGGGTCAACCGCCCGAGACAGCGAGGTGCAACAGGGCGATGATCTCCATTGGTTCTGCACCCCTCTAGGAAGTGCTCTCAACACTGGAGTGCGCCGACCTCCGGGAGCATCAGCGGGTAGACCATGAGGCAGCGCGAGGTACATCTCGGCCTACCGACGAAAGTGTCGGCAGGATCCGCCGGAAGCGCAGCCTGGACTTTCAAGGAGGTAGTTCATAGGCGCGGCACGCGCTACATCTTGAGATCGAAGCTGCCGACGCTCGTGCCGTTCTTGTCGTCCTCGATCTCCACCCAGAGCTTGCTGCCAGCGGGTATGGGATTTGGAACCTCGGCGTGGACGTGCCAGCGGTTCGGTTCGGCGGGGTTCTCGATCTCGGCCTTGGCCTTGACCGACCCCTTGGCGTCCTCTGTTCCGATCCAGAATCGCACCGCGACGGCTTTCGCGGTCGCATCGGCAGCGGCCGTGATCGTCACGTCGATGGGCGCGTCCTTGCCTGCGACGATCTGTCCCTCGTCGCGGGTCGCCCTCGCGGAGAATGAGCCAATGGTCTGCTCACCGAGTGCGATGACAGGGCCGCCGTGGCCTGCGATCGGAGCGTCGTGGTCGCCCCCTGTTCCAGCTGTGCCGTGGTCGTGGCCGTGGTCGTGGTCGTGGGCATGATCGTCCGCCTTTGCGGGAGTGGACGGAGTCGGCGCGGGCTGCTTCTCTTCGCATCCGGTGAGGGTGCTTATAGCAGCGAGCGGGGCGAGCGACAGTGTGGCAATCAAGATCAGGTGTGGACGCATGGGGACTCCTTTCCAAAGGGTAAGCGATTGGCGACGGACACGGTGGTTCCTGTGGTCACACGCAACCGTTCAGGACGAGCGACGCTTGAACGCCCGGGACACGCGTCCGAGCAACGATGACTCAGCTGAGTTGGCGTCAGCCGGAGTGGACGACGCGCAGGGGTCGAGCGGGGGCACGCGGTGGACAAGCGCGTACCCCGCCGGCACGACAATGACATTCAGGAACGTGGAAGTGAGCAGCCCGCCCAGCACGACGACCGCGAGGGGCGCGAGAAGTTCGCTGCCGGGCTTGCCCGAGGCGAGCGCCAGCGGCAGCAGACCGAGCGCTGCGGACAGTGCGGTCATGAGGATCGGTACGAGCCGCTCCACCGAGCCCTGAACGATCGCCTCGCCGACCGGCTTCCTGTCGATCTCGATGAGGTGTCGGTAGTGATTCACAAGCAGAATGCCGTTCCGGACGGCGATGCCGAAGAGCGTGATGAACCCGACGAGACTCGCGATCGAGACGACCGGAGCGATGTATGGCCTAGATCCGAGGCCGAAGAGGGCGAGCGTGTTCTTCAGCAGCCCCGTGCCCCCGCCCGCATGGAGAAGTGAGTCGGTGATGAATACCGCGGTGATCCCGCCGATCGTGGCGAGGGGAAGGTTGATCATGACGAGCGCGGCCACCTTCAGCGACCCGGTCGAGAGTTGCAGCAGCATGAGCATGATGATTGTGATGCCCGCTCCTGCGTACACGAGCGTTCGGCTGGCCGACTGCTGGGCCTCGAACTGTCCGCCGAACTCAACCAGGTAGCCCTCGCGCTGCACGATGGGCTCGACCCGTGCCCTGACCTGGGCGACCAGGTCCCCAAGGTTATAGCCGTCGGCGACGTTGCACGAAATCACAGCCTTGCGCTGGGCGTTCTCGCGGGCGATGATGTTGGGCGTCTTCTCGGGGCCGATGTCGGCCACGTCCCGCAGGCGCACCGTCGGACCGGGCTTGCCGTCCTCCGCGGTGCCCCGGAGGATGAGGTCCTGCAC from Phycisphaeraceae bacterium includes the following:
- a CDS encoding ParB N-terminal domain-containing protein, producing the protein MTSATTTGMAIEMRGVDEITPYPNNPRVNDGAVEAVAKSIKEYGFRQPIVVDKDGVVIVGHTRWKAAKHLGLEKVPVHVADLTPEQAKAYRLADNRTALIAEWSDELLAVELGELKALDIDLAGLGFSDVEISKLLEPGLEVGATDPDDVPAPPDEAITQPGDLWILGNHRLLCGDSGSVADLDRLLDGAVIHLCNTDPPYNVKVEPRSNNAIAAGLSSFSATNTQPRNHHQRFDAARNPGSKKGTGKQMRAKDRPLANDFVTDEEFDRLLDAWFGNIARVLMPGGAFFCWGGYANCANYPPVLKRHGLYFSQAIIWHKMHPVLTRKDFMGDHEWCFYGWREGAAHRFFGPNNVPDVWQVKKVNPQSMVHLTEKPTELAKRAMEYSSQPGENVLDLFGGSGSTLIAAEQTGRKAFLMELDAPYCDVILARWSAFTSKDPVLERTGETFSALKRAQAGGKA
- a CDS encoding winged helix-turn-helix domain-containing protein, producing the protein MSKKTTKSKPASKPAPDAAANDEARADALAKLNAKPDSASDAVHEGTVTRGDGKKVRVTVLRDQKAATEAKAAKGSPTAERGAKGGKDAKAPKAKPAKAAKPKRISALDAAAKVLAESDRPLRAIDMIEVMHAKGLWTSPGGKTPEATLYAAIIREITAKGTEARFRKVDRGMFASVTSRNATMNA
- a CDS encoding SUMF1/EgtB/PvdO family nonheme iron enzyme, whose product is MPIGNPGNAPDPFTGNLYGSVAYTYNIGQTEVTNAQYAAFLNAKAASDPFDLYDPNMAGSVGGITRSGSPGSYTYSTISGRANNPVNFVSFWDACRFANWLHNGQGSGDTETGAYTLTPDGIALNTVTRNAGWQWAVTSENEWYKAAYHQPASAGGDSDNYWLYPTSSNTINTSQANYNSVIGNTTPVGSYAANFYGTFDMGGNVWEWNEAVIFGTLRSHRGGSYNESDFFQRADNRMDINGGGGNFNIGFRVSQAIGLPHCPADYNGSGDAGDILDFLDFMDDFGSCTNLPSPCGQFGNPDINGDTIVDIVDFLDFIDAFGQGC